A stretch of Lathyrus oleraceus cultivar Zhongwan6 chromosome 6, CAAS_Psat_ZW6_1.0, whole genome shotgun sequence DNA encodes these proteins:
- the LOC127093369 gene encoding uncharacterized protein LOC127093369 has translation MSQNCTQNHSRVLEGVHGVQVVPHSPFSLTETNQSGDLHPSTGATSTAKANQLLIMQRAWQQRPACLRPIHCSISCHGDQHVAETIANVLTSIPFIALGLTAPRKNLSSKMYANSLIGVGVASSMYHCSRGKLRKFMRWVDYTMIATTTVCLSRALRNENPKLLMAASAAFLPVNPLMVTVIHTGMMEVAFAKRALKDPDLRMAHTVHKMSSLMGGILFIADDLFPKTPYLHAAWHLAAAVGVGTCNKLLE, from the exons ATGAGTCAAAACTGTACACAGAATCACAGTAGAGTCCTCGAGGGTGTCCATGGGGTCCAAGTGGTGCCTCATTCACCGTTTTCTCTGACGGAAACTAATCAAAGCGGGGATCTTCATCCATCAACCGGTGCTACTTCAACTGCCAAAGCAAATCAGTTGCTGATAATGCA ACGGGCATGGCAACAAAGACCGGCGTGCTTGAGACCTATCCATTGTAGTATTAGTTGTCATG GTGATCAGCATGTTGCTGAAACAATTGCTAATGTGCTTACTTCGATTCCTTTTATAGCTCTCGGATTGACTGCCCCCAG GAAGAATCTCAGTTCTAAAATGTATGCCAATTCGTTAATTGGAGTTGGAGTGGCCTCAAGCATGTACCATTGTTCAAGAGGAAAGTTGAGGAAATTTATGAGATGGGTTGATTACACAATGATAGCTACAACAACGGTT TGTCTGTCAAGGGCCCTCAGAAACGAGAACCCAAAGTTGCTGATGGCGGCATCTGCAGCCTTTCTTCCAGTTAATCCATTAATGGTTACAGTTATTCATACCGGGATGATGGAG GTAGCATTTGCTAAAAGGGCTTTGAAGGATCCCGACTTGAGAATGGCTCACACGGTGCACAAAATGTCATCATTAATGGGTGGTATACTTTTTATAGCCGATGATTTATTCCCTAAAACTCCATACCTTCATGCTGCATGGCATCTTGCTGCTGCTGTTGGTGTTGGCACCTGCAATAAGCTTCTTGAGTAG
- the LOC127093934 gene encoding protein FAR-RED IMPAIRED RESPONSE 1-like translates to MCFSCPEEVKTYYQEYALKKGFGWRIRSSKKGDDGEVNYLILSCSREGSNISKNSCTLKTLPSRAKNCPAKICIKLKQDGFWYITQFESNHSHETSPTKARFFKANKKMNLHVRRTIQINDDVGVRINKTFQSLVKDAGGHENIPFCEKDVRNYINKERRAIGKEGDGKALISYFCKMREQNTDFFYDIDLDDDFHVRNVFWADARSRVVYEYFGDVVTFDTTYLTNKYDMPFAAFVGVNHHGQSTLLGCGLLSGEDTDSFVWLFKSWLRCMLEKAPLGIVTDQCKTMKNAIELVFPTTRHRWCLWHIMKKYPEKLSGYGEYKRIKYAMKEAVYDTFTTASFEKKMVFVHRKV, encoded by the coding sequence ATGTGTTTTTCTTGTCCAGAGGAAGTTAAAACATATTATCAAGAGTATGCTTTAAAAAAGGGGTTTGGATGGAGGATTAGATCATCGAAAAAAGGAGATGACGGGGAGGTCAACTACCTAATACTTTCATGTTCAAGAGAGGGGTCTAACATTTCAAAAAATTCATGCACGTTAAAGACACTACCATCTAGAGCAAAAAATTGTCCTGCCAAGATTTGTATTAAATTGAAACAAGATGGTTTTTGGTACATTACACAATTTGAATCTAACCATTCTCATGAGACTAGCCCTACAAAAGCAAGATTTTTCAAGGCTAACAAGAAAATGAACTTACATGTGAGGAGAACAATCCAAATCAATGATGATGTGGGAGTAAGGATCAACAAGACTTTTCAATCGCTTGTTAAAGATGCAGGAGGACATGAAAATATTCCCTTTTGTGAAAAAGATGTGAGGAATTATATTAACAAAGAGCGTCGTGCAATTGGAAAAGAAGGTGATGGTAAGGCTTTGATTAGTTATTTTTGTAAAATGAGGGAACAAAATACAGATTTCTTCTATGACATAGATTTGGATGATGATTTTCATGTGAGGAATGTATTTTGGGCTGATGCAAGAAGTAGAGTCGTTTACGAATATTTTGGAGATGTTGTAACTTTTGACACAACATACTTGACTAACAAGTATGACATGCCTTTTGCTGCATTCGTGGGTGTGAATCACCATGGTCAATCAACATTACTTGGTTGTGGATTACTTTCAGGTGAAGACACGGATTCTTTTGTGTGGTTATTTAAGTCATGGCTTCGTTGTATGCTAGAAAAAGCACCTTTGGGTATTGTGACCGATCAATGTAAGACTATGAAAAATGCTATTGAGTTAGTCTTCCCTACAACTCGTCATAGGTGGTGTTTATGGCATATAATGAAAAAATATCCAGAAAAGCTAAGTGGATATGGTGAATACAAAAGGATTAAATATGCAATGAAAGAAGCCGTCTATGATACATTTACAACAGCtagttttgaaaaaaaaatggTGTTCGTTCATAGAAAAGTTTGA